The Malus sylvestris chromosome 12, drMalSylv7.2, whole genome shotgun sequence genome contains a region encoding:
- the LOC126591739 gene encoding uncharacterized protein LOC126591739 gives MLSHEMISLQQVCIGLEYSFGFWDVLLQMDIQARIGSLSSSSHNFRTSRKHNSSSSCPSSCYSPLKPLCSRRDSQEPQQNGDNKGDKFSTDWDKAWANIRKQGKNKKKGGFFSGFSSPNKYVSWNPRQSNYPLSEEVDPIKRTERSNLMLWTSPRFTLAGAIVIVTFLLVYTILYPLK, from the exons ATGTTAAGCCATGAGATGATCAGCCTGCAGCAGGTTTGCATTGGATTGGAATATTCTTTTGGTTTCTGGGATGTGCTGCTGCAAATGGATATTCAAGCTCGAATAGGAAGCTTATCATCCTCCTCTCACAACTTTCGGACCTCTCGAAAACATAACTCTTCATCTTCTTGTCCATCTTCTTGCTACTCGCCATTGAAGCCCTTGTGTTCCAGAAGGGATTCTCAGGAGCCCCAACAAAACGGTGACAACAAGG GTGATAAATTCTCAACAGATTGGGACAAGGCATGGGCAAACATAAGGAAACAaggcaaaaacaaaaagaagggTGGCTTCTTCTCAGGGTTTTCTTCTCCAAACAAGTACGTGAGCTGGAACCCTAGGCAGTCCAATTACCCACTGTCTGAGGAGGTTGATCCAATCAAGAGGACAGAAAGGTCCAACCTCATGCTATGGACTAGTCCAAGGTTTACCCTAGCAGGAGCCAT